The following nucleotide sequence is from Capra hircus breed San Clemente chromosome 4, ASM170441v1, whole genome shotgun sequence.
ACATAGGACAGTAACACCAAAGCCAAGAATGCTGACCCAAGAATAATTATGTTAAGTATTTCTCCACTATTCATTTCTATCTTTTATGCCACCACTGTCCTACTATAACAAAAACATGAATTTTCTGCtactattttaattacttttattgACAAGAGAGTAGGCCCATAAAAGGAGCTGAATTAATACATTGTCTATACTACCCAATTGTCTATGGTTGCTAAGATATTGTATgattacattaaaaatgaaatatattcttattttacattCATATAAGGATGAAGAACTACCTGAGTGCATATTCCTAAAGATTATTAAAAGCTAAGTTTTACTCCTTTCAAAAATGATGTTCCATTCCACTAAACACCATTTGTGGACAATATTCCATAGCCTTCTTACCTTGCTTTATTTACTTACCTGAGAAAGGTATGTTGAAGACCCATCAGTAAAAACTGGACGGTGATATACAAAAACTGGAAGTGGACTTTCAACACTCGCTATTTTAGACAACCGAATGGCTTCCTGGACACGATTACGAACATAGAAGGCAGCTTTTGGAGTAGATTTTAACTTGATATTCAGATAAACAGAAGGGAAAAGGGCAGTGCTTTCCTTCCACAACCAGTCAAGATcatcatttctccttttttctaaaTCAGAGCAATTTCCATTGTAAGTAGGATGGTTATAATTATGATTGTAACAATCAGGAAAAAGATAATAACCCCATAAGTGATTTGGCCGAAGTAATTTTCCCAGTTTTAAAGTCTCTTGCATGAAACTCTTTCCTGCTGTCTCAAAATCCACTTTTGCAATCTTGGAAGCCTCTGGGAAACTGAGTTGTGGATTTTTTTGCAGAACCAACTCAACAGACTCATCCCTGTAAACATCTTTAGGTTTCCAGTTTCTTGCCCAGGTAGGCCTCCAGTTTTCCCAGTCAATGACCGCCAAGCCCACGCTGTCATTTGGTATGTAATAGGCAATGTCTTTTTTGGCTTTTTCcaaatgattttttaagtttCCCAACTGGGGAATTCCTCCATATACGGTGTTGCCTGTTTTTTCATCTATATGAGGATAGTAGCCAAGTCTATCAGcataaaataatgtaataaattgTCCCCTAGCACTTTTTTGGGGGCTTCCTTTTACAGAGAAGAGTCTCAGATCTGGAggtagtttaaatattttaacacaaCGTTCAGCTGGGGCATTCCAGGCCCAGAGGAAAGAAGTGTTTGAAATAAGAGGGGGTGCTCTGAAGTCCAGAGCCAAACAACATGGAAGCAGAAGGAAGGCGAACACTGCCTGGGGTGTTCCACTGGCCCCAACAAAGCTCCTAAAGGAGATATGGCGGCGCCTTAGCATTCTCTTCACAAGGAGCGATGACTATGAAAAGCACTTTTTTCTCCTACACGCTTTGGTTTACCTAATATTTGATGCAAGATAGGAACACAAAATGAAGCTACTTTGATggataaaaatgaataatgatgatttacatttaaatattcttCTTCCTTCGTATTTAGGAATGTTTTGCAAGTTGCTTCAtctgtaactgaaaaaaaaaaaaaaaaaagtgtagaatGCGTCATTACATTACATTTCCATGTCAGAGATTGTAAGCTTCAGAGTCAAGTTCTTGACTTTAAGTGCAGGGAGTTTAATTCAGTGTTTGAAGATGAAGGACTCCTGTGCttgaattaataaaattattttctcttacgTGTGATACAGATTGTATAGTGACTAATACTTGTCTCATGTTTCCAAATCACTGTTGAACCTACGGAGAAGTGAAGGTGGCTATTTTACCTTGTGCCTTCCTAGCTGTGCAGAATGCTGTACCAAACAATGCCTTAGCAACAaactgttaaataaaaataaattccaagttgaacctctcatttttttatttcttgaaagaACATTTTTTAGTGTTCTaccaaaaagtggggaaaaaccTCTCATGGAATGGTGAGATTTTAccattattatttttcccatttcttaaGGAAGGCAGGTAGGGGAGGAGGTAAAAGTCACTTCTGCCAAAGGAAATAAGTCAAAAGTTTGCTCGAAACTATTGAATCAAATAAAATCGCCTTTTGAGGGGTACGTTGAAGTGCTATTTTAACAGTGCTCCATACTATATCAAAGTAATGTACATTTGTGTTTAaagttaatataatattttatggcTTTATATCTTCCAGTAAAAGGATTGGTTCTGGCCTACCTCatgaaaaggaatatatgaactttggcctcatgtgaagagttgactcactgcaaaagactctgatgctgggagggattgggggcaggaggagaaggagacgacagaggaggagatggctggatggcatcaccgactcgatggacgtgagtttgagtgaactctggggttggtgatggacagggaggcctggcgtgctgcagttcatggggtcgcaaagagtcggacacgactgagcaactgaactgaactgaactgatagttgagaTTGTATTATATCATTTTGATTGTCACAATGTGACGTGTTAGGGCACATTTTGTGGTACAATAAAACAGTCTGAGTCAAGGATAAGAAATTAAGCTATGTA
It contains:
- the LOC100860748 gene encoding hyaluronidase PH-20 encodes the protein MLRRRHISFRSFVGASGTPQAVFAFLLLPCCLALDFRAPPLISNTSFLWAWNAPAERCVKIFKLPPDLRLFSVKGSPQKSARGQFITLFYADRLGYYPHIDEKTGNTVYGGIPQLGNLKNHLEKAKKDIAYYIPNDSVGLAVIDWENWRPTWARNWKPKDVYRDESVELVLQKNPQLSFPEASKIAKVDFETAGKSFMQETLKLGKLLRPNHLWGYYLFPDCYNHNYNHPTYNGNCSDLEKRRNDDLDWLWKESTALFPSVYLNIKLKSTPKAAFYVRNRVQEAIRLSKIASVESPLPVFVYHRPVFTDGSSTYLSQGDLVNSIGEIVALGASGIIMWGSLNLSLTMQSCMNLGNYLNTTLNPYLINVTLAAKMCSQVLCHDEGVCTRKQWNSSDYLHLNPMNFAIQTGKGGKYTVTGKVTLEDLQTFSDKFYCSCYANINCKKRVDIKNVHSVNVCMAEDICIDGPVKLQPNDHSSSQNEASTTTVSSISPSTTAATASPCTPEKQSPECLKLRCLEAISNVTQTGCQGVKWKNTSSQSSIQNIKNQTTY